From Nitratidesulfovibrio vulgaris str. Hildenborough, a single genomic window includes:
- a CDS encoding ABC transporter substrate-binding protein: MRAGLIWVILGGVLTVGIAVVLLRPSPPILVGFSGPLTGVNSDLGVQGRNGAQLAIEHINAGGGINGRQLELLSMDDGPTAESARDADSALLRQGVVAIIGHMTSNQAIAGLPVVEQHGAVMIAPTVSTPLLTGKRDGFFRLMPDNDSWAYATADYALAQGLKTVSVIYETANQAFAGSFVDGFVTQFEAGGGRLLQRIPFTSAQRDTLEAAAIRAVSTNPDTIVLAASARDTAALAQFIDAHDSPRPVLLSSSWAYTREIFLAGGRAVEGIVFTISYLPDDTREGYLAFRKAYTERFGWEPNFAAALAYESAKVLAAALRRTGGRAQGLREALAAGTPVQGISETVTLDQYGDVQRPPYIVTIRNGEFVSIQ, from the coding sequence ATGCGCGCTGGTCTCATCTGGGTCATTCTGGGGGGCGTTCTGACCGTTGGCATCGCCGTGGTCCTGTTGCGGCCGTCGCCCCCCATTCTCGTGGGGTTTTCCGGCCCCCTCACCGGTGTCAACTCCGACCTTGGGGTACAGGGACGCAACGGTGCCCAACTCGCCATCGAGCACATCAATGCCGGGGGGGGCATCAACGGACGCCAGCTTGAACTGCTGTCCATGGACGACGGCCCCACGGCAGAGAGTGCCCGCGACGCCGACTCGGCACTCCTCCGCCAGGGTGTCGTAGCCATCATCGGGCACATGACCAGCAATCAGGCCATCGCAGGCCTTCCCGTCGTCGAACAGCACGGGGCCGTCATGATTGCCCCCACGGTCTCGACACCCCTGCTCACCGGCAAGCGGGACGGCTTCTTCAGGCTCATGCCCGACAACGACTCATGGGCGTACGCCACGGCGGACTACGCCCTCGCACAGGGGCTGAAGACCGTCTCAGTCATCTACGAGACGGCCAATCAGGCCTTCGCGGGGTCGTTCGTAGACGGTTTCGTCACGCAGTTTGAAGCGGGTGGAGGCAGACTCCTGCAACGCATCCCCTTCACCTCAGCCCAGCGTGACACACTGGAGGCCGCTGCCATCCGTGCAGTCTCGACGAATCCCGACACCATCGTGCTTGCCGCATCAGCCCGCGACACGGCAGCCCTCGCGCAATTCATAGATGCGCACGACTCACCGCGCCCCGTGCTGTTGAGTTCCTCGTGGGCCTACACGCGCGAGATATTCCTTGCGGGCGGACGCGCGGTCGAAGGCATCGTCTTCACCATCAGCTACCTGCCCGACGACACGCGTGAAGGCTATCTCGCCTTCCGCAAGGCATACACGGAACGGTTCGGCTGGGAGCCCAACTTCGCGGCGGCCCTGGCCTATGAAAGTGCCAAGGTGCTGGCCGCGGCCCTCCGCCGTACCGGAGGCAGGGCCCAAGGGCTGCGTGAAGCGCTCGCGGCAGGAACCCCGGTGCAAGGTATCAGCGAGACCGTGACCCTCGACCAGTACGGCGATGTCCAGCGGCCACCCTACATCGTGACCATACGCAACGGGGAGTTCGTCAGCATACAATGA
- the amrA gene encoding AmmeMemoRadiSam system protein A, translated as MKSFRLALSTEEKRFLGQLVQWAIRRTLAGEPVADGDVPRPPDGTLHAPLGAFVTLHRDGALRGCIGSIVGHEPLYLNVCRMARAAAFEDPRFSPVGAEEVDALHVEISVMGPVTPCPDPAHVEVGRHGLLIRRGGRTGLLLPQVAVEQGWDALTFLEHTCRKAGLEGGCWRVAGTELYWFEALVFTPPR; from the coding sequence ATGAAGTCGTTCCGTCTTGCTCTTTCCACCGAAGAGAAGCGCTTTCTTGGGCAGTTGGTGCAATGGGCCATCCGGCGTACCCTCGCCGGTGAACCGGTCGCGGACGGGGATGTCCCGCGACCGCCTGACGGGACGCTCCATGCCCCGCTGGGAGCGTTCGTCACCTTGCACCGGGATGGGGCCCTGCGTGGCTGCATCGGTTCCATCGTGGGGCACGAACCGCTGTACCTCAATGTCTGCCGCATGGCACGGGCCGCAGCCTTTGAAGACCCGCGCTTTTCGCCCGTGGGTGCAGAGGAGGTCGACGCGCTTCATGTCGAGATTTCCGTCATGGGGCCGGTGACCCCCTGCCCCGACCCGGCGCATGTGGAAGTGGGCAGACACGGGCTGCTGATTCGGCGGGGAGGGCGGACAGGGTTGCTGTTGCCGCAGGTCGCCGTGGAACAGGGATGGGATGCCCTGACCTTTCTGGAACACACCTGCCGCAAGGCAGGGCTGGAGGGCGGCTGCTGGCGCGTGGCAGGAACAGAACTCTACTGGTTCGAGGCTCTGGTGTTCACGCCGCCACGGTGA